The Streptomyces sp. 11x1 genomic sequence GACGCAGCAGTGGGGGCACCGGCAACCGCTCGGACGACCGTTCGGGGATCATCATTTCCCGTTACATGTGTACTTAAGCCATGGCTTGCCTTTGTGATGAGGTCGGCGACTCATCTGCTCCGCATCCAGCCGCCCCGGCGGGCCCGGCGGCAGGTCCACGACGTGCCGTACCTCTGCGTCCGTCAGGAAGGGCAGAACGGCCTCGGCGGCGAAGAAGTGCGGGCCGCCGGCCTGTGAGGCCACTGCCGAGGTTCATGCCCCGTCCGTGACCGACGCGGCGATCATCGTCCGGCGCGGGGTGTTCACGAAGAAGGCGCGGCGCAGCTCGATCACGTCGTGCAGGTCGAGGTCGAACCAGTGCGCCTGGCCGTTGTCGACGCGTTCGTGGCGGGTGTTGAGCCCGGTGCCGATCTCCACCACGGTGCCGGTGTGATGGGTGGCGAGGAAGTCCGCCACCCATCGGTCGAACAGGCTCGTACGCAGGACGGTGCCGATCAGGCTGGGCAGGTTGTCGAAGCGGGTGAAGTCGTAGTCGATCGACGCCGTGATCTCCTCGGCCCGAGGGCCGCGCAGGGCCGCGTCGCGCTTGCGACTCTCCACGGCCCGCCCGTACAGGGGGATGAGAAGCGTCTCCTGGACCGTGCCCAGGCGCGCGGTGCGCTCTGTCATGGCTGCTCCCTCTCCTGTGGGAGCCTTCGACGCTATATGAAAATGGATTCCATTGTGAGGGTATGGACTCGTGAGCTCGCCGGCCCCGTGCCGGCCGCGAGGCGCAGCTTGGCTGTCAGCGGCCCACGGGATCGCCTTCGGCGCCGTCGGTCTGCGTGCGAAGGATCATGTGGCCGCCGTGGCCCAGGGGGGTGTCCAGTTTCAATCGGGCTGTTTCACTGCCGGTTCGGGCGTCGAAGACGTGGACTTCACCGTGACCGCCGCGAGTGACGGCGACCCAGTCGGAACCCGGCGAGGCGGCCACCGCGCGCCGCTGGACGCCCTCCCAGGGGGTGCCGCCGCGGCGGGGTGCGCCGTCCATGGCGGGAAGTGGGACGCGGCGGGTGGTGTCGTCGGCGTCCAGGAGGACCAGTTCGTCGCCGTCCGGGTGAATGCGGGTGAACGCGGTGTGCTGTCGGGCGAGGGCCAGCCGGAAGACCAGGCCGGGGCCGAGTTCTGTCAGAGTGGTGCGGTTCGTCTCCAGGTCGTGGAGCCATGCCTGGTTGGTCCATTCCGGCCACCGCAGGGGGTCCGCGAGGCCGCCCCGCAGCGTCGACCACAGCGCCCGTCGTCGAGGGTCGAGTCGCAGGTACCAGCCCCGGGCAGGTGAATCCCAGGGGATCGTCTGCTCGGGGACAAGTGCGTCGCCCTCGCGGCGTGCCCTGTGCACGCCGTCACCCGTGGCCGCGAACACGTGCCCGAGGTACGGGTCTTGAGCGTCCCCGTGTCCGTCGTCCGGCAGCGGAAGGTGCGCGTGGGGCGTGACCGGAGGGCAGCCGGGCGGGGCCGCGAGCAGGTCGGCGAACCGGTGGACGGCCACCGTGCCGGGCTCCCGGTGCCGTAGGACGACCAGCGGATCACCGTGGCCCAGAACCGTCACACCCGGTTCGCCGACACGCGTGCGTACCCGCGCGGCGTCTCCCGTCGTGAGGTCGACGACCGTCAGCAGGTCCGACCACGGCTCGCCGTTCTCGCCCAGGCCCGTTGTCACGGCGACCCACCGGCCCGACGGGTCGCAGGCCAGGTGTTCGGCCGGCACGGCGACCGGGATCGCGGTCTCCACCAGCTCGTCGCCGAAGGGATCGAGCACCAGCAACTCGCCCCTGCGGTCGTCGACGCAGGCCGCTCGCCCGCCCGGCAGTGCCAGGAACCCGGCATGTTCCGAGAGGTGACGGCCGGTGAGGCGGCCCGTCTCGGTGCCGTCCGGCACGGTCAGCACGTGAATGGATCCCTGTACGTGGTCGGAGACGAGCAGTAGGGCAAGCGTGGCTGTCATCGGGGCCTCCATGAAAAGCGGATCTATTGAAAACGATTATCATGTATCTTCGGTGCGTTCCCGGGTCCATGAGAAGAAGCGAGGGCATCGATGCTGCGCTCACCGTCGAGATTCGTCCGAAGCTGGATCACCGCAGCGCTAGTGGGCTCGGCGCTGGTCGGGTGTGGATCGTCCGCCGAACCGGCGAGTGAGAAGGCCGCCGCGGCCGGTCCGAAGACCGACGTCACCGTCGAACCCATCAAGGCCACACGGGCGTTGACCGACGCGGGCGGCGTCAAGATCTCTCTCGAGAAGGAGCCCGAGCGCATCGTCTGCCTGTTCGCGCTCTGCGACGACATCCTGACCGAGCTGGGCATCGTCCCCACGGCCACCAACAGCGCACTCCTCGCCCAGCCCGACTTCCTGGGGGAGGAGAAGGCGAAGAAGGTCGACGTCATCCCCGGTGGGTTCATCGCGCCCGAGGTGGAGGTGATCCTCTCCCACAAGCCCGACCTCGTGATCGGCCTGGAGGACACCCACGGCAAGCTCGCCCCGGCCCTGAAGGACGCCACCACGTTCTGGCCCATGCAGCCCGAGACGTGGGAGGACAGCGTGGGTTACCTGCGTGATGTGGCCGCACTGACCGGCCGTGCCGCCGAGGGCGAGAAGGCCGAGAAGGCCTTCCGCACCAAGCTCGCCGAAGCCGAGAAGACCAGGAGCGACAAGACCGCGCTCATCATCTACGGCAGCGACGAGAACTTCGGCGTCGCCACCCCGGAGACCGACGTGGGCGCCAGCCTCTTCCCGAAGCTCGCCGACTACCCTTGGAAGTCCCGGGGAGTGGAGGGCAGTTACAGCCTCGAAGAGATCCTCGCGGCGGACGTGGGCGTGCTGTTCGTCGAGACACTGAGCTTCGGCGAGGCGGACGGCAAGCTGTCGGAGAAGCTGGCGAAGAACCCCTTGTGGGGCAAGATCCCGGCGGTGAAGAACGGCGACGTCCACGAGGTGAACTCCGAGGTGTGGGCCAAGGGGCGCGGTACTCGTTCGCTGGGCATCATCCTCGATGAGGCCACGGCCGCACTGCGGTGAGAGCGCCCGTCACGACGCACACCGCGGAAGGCGACGCGACATCGGGCCCTCGGTGGTCGGTGCGCTTCGCAAGGGGATGGCAACCGCCCGTGGTGGTGACCCTGTTGGTCGCCGCCTCGGCCTGCGCGTTGAGCCTGGGCACGCCCTATGTCCCGCTGCACCGGCTGCCCGGTGCGCTGATGGACGCGGACAGCACGCTCGCCGGGATCGTCGTCACCGAGCTGCGGGTGCCCCGGCTGGTGCTGGCGCTTGTCGCCGGGGCCTGTCTGGGTGCGGCGGGGCTCGTGCTGCAGGAGGCGCTGCGCAACCCCTTGGCCGTTCCCGAGATGCTGGGTGTGTCGTCCGGTGCCGCGCTCGGGGTGGCCGCGCCACTGGTGCTGTCGGTGTCCCTCCCTGCCGCTGTCCAGCCCTTGCCGGCCATCGGCGGTGCCGCGCTCGGCGGCGGGATCACGCTGCTCGCCGCGGGGCTGGGGCGCAGTCCGTCCGCCGTGCTGCTCACCGGCGCCGCGGTCGCCGCCGCGTTGCAGGCCGCGCTGCTCGTGCTGATGGTGATGGCCGACCAGCTCGACCTCCAGCTGATCTACCGCTACCTGCTCGGCTCGCTCTCCGCCCGCACCTGGGACGACGTCACCGGGCTGTGGCCGTGGCTGCTCGTCGCGGTCCCCGCGCTCGTGCTGTGCGCACCGGTGCTCTCGGTGTTGCGGCTCGGGGACGAGGACGCCGAGGCGCTGGGTGTGCGCGCCCAGCGGGCCCGGTTGGCCGCGCTGGCCATCGCCGTCGTGCTGATCGCACCCGTGACGGCCGTGTGCGGGCCGGTGGCGTGGGTCGGGTTCCTCGCTCCGCACCTGGCGCGGTGGTTCCATCCCGCGGCGGACGCGGTGCGCTGGCTGCCCTGGTCTGCCGCGTGGGGCGCTGTCGTCGTGGTCGTCGCCGATGTCCCGGCCCGCCTTGCGCTGGCGCCCGTGGAGACGCCGGTCGGCGCGTGGACGGCTCTGGTCGGGGTGCCCGCCGGGGTCGCCCTGCTCCGGTCGGGCAGCCGCAGGCCGACGGCCCGGAGCCGGGCGGCGGGCACCGCTGCCGCGGGCTCGGCGCCGCAGGGCGCTCACGCCATGCCGTCCAGTCCTTCGGAGGAGGAGCCTTCCATGGGGGCCCGGGAATGTGTCCGTCGAGGAGATCCGGGGAGCGACAGCCCTTCCGGTGTTTCCGCCGCACGCGGTGAGGCGACCGGGGCCGAGGAGGTCCGGTGAGCCGACGTTTCGCGGTACTCGGCGCAGTCACCGTCGTGTGCGCCGGCGTCGAACTGGTGGCCGGGCGCGGCATCTCCCCGGCCGTGGTCTGGGACGTCCTCGGCGGGGGCGGTGATGCGACGGAACGGCACATTCTGCTCCAACTCCGGCTGCCCCGCCTCCTGGTGGCCCTCGGCGCGGGGGCGTGCCTCGGTGTGGCGGGCCTGGTGCTGCAGTCGGCGCTGCGCAACCCGCTGGCCGGACCCGAGGTGACGGGTGTGACGCCGGGCGCCGTGCTCGGTGCCGTCGCCGCGACCGGTCTCGGACTCGCGGGGTGGCAATCGCCCCTCGCCGTGGTCGTCGCCGCGTGCGTGGGCGGCTGCGCCGGTGCCGCGCTGCTGTGGCTGCTCGCCGGACGCGGCAGCGGTGATCCCGCGCAGACAGCCGTGCACGGGGTGCTGGTGTCGGCGGTGCTCGGCGGACTCACCGCCATGGTGCTGCTCGTCGCACCGGGCGAACTCGGCAGCGTCGTGCAGTGGCTCGTCGGCACCACGGAGGGCCGGGTGTGGCAGCACTGGCACCTGTTGTGGCCGTGGGCGCTCGGCTGGGGTGCCGCGGCCTGGTTGCTGGCCGGGCCGCTGACCCTGCTGCGCTGCGGGGACGACATCGCCCGCGCCGCCGGGCTGTCCGCCGCCCGCGCCCGGGCACTCGCCCTGCTGTGCGCGGTGGCGCTGACAGCGGGTGCGGTGGCCGCCGTGGGGGCGCTGGGATTCGTCGGGCTGCTCGTGCCGCACCTCGCCCTGGCCGCCTTCGGCGCCGACCTGAGGGTGACCCTGCCCGGGGTCGCCCTCGTGGGCGCGGCCGTGGTGTGCGGGGCGGACGCGACGGCGCAGTTGTCCTCGCGGCTGCTGGCGGCCGCGCTGGACTCCGGGCGGCTCACGCTGCCGGTCGGGGCCCTCACCGCTTGCCTCGGGGCCGCCCTGCTGCTGCTCGTCGTGCGCCGCGCGCCGAGCCGTACGTTCTGATGTCGACTGAAGGACAGAGCATGACCGAGTCCGTGGGGATCCGCGCCGAGGGGGTCCACTTCGGCTACCCCGGCCAACCCGTGTTGCGCGGCGTCGACATGACCGTCGAACCGGGTGAGCTGACCGCCCTCATCGGCCTCAACGGCTGTGGGAAGTCAACCCTGTTGCGGCTCGCCGCCGGGCTGCTGCGGCCGGACGAGGGGCGTGTGCTGCTCGCCGGGGACGACCTCGCCCGGCTGTCCCGGCGTGCCACCGCCCGACGGGTCGCGCTGCTGCACCAGTCGGCTCCGGCCGTCCCGGGCATGACCGTACGTCAGCTCGTCCGGCAGGGGCGCTACGCGGCGCGCGGCCCGCTCGGCATGCTGCGCGAGGGCGACGACCCCGTCGTACGCCGCGTACTGCGCGACGTAGGTGTGGAGCAGTGGGCCGAGCGTGATGTCGACGCGCTGTCCGGGGGCGAGCGGCAGCGGGTGCGGCTCGCGATGGCGCTCGCCCAGGGCACCCGGGTCCTGTTGCTGGACGAGCCGACCACCTACCTGGACCTGCACCACCAGCTCGACGTGCTGCAGACGGTGGTCCGGCTGCGTGAGGAACGCGGCCTCACCGTGGTGATGGTGCTGCACGACCTGGCCCACGCCGCCCGGTTCGCCGAGCGGATCGTCGCGCTGCGCGACGGCCGGGTGGTGGCCGACGGCACGCCGAAGGAGGTCGTCACCCCGGGACTGCTCGCAGAGGTCCTCCGGGTGGCCGGCCGGGTCGGCCGGGATCCCGAAGGCGGCTGGCCCGTGTGTTACCCAGATCACCCTCTCCCGGCTCTAGAATATGAAAATCATATTCATTAGAGTTCCTGGTGCGGCGCTCACCAGAACGCCGTATCTCCCTGATGAAGAAGGAGAGTTCATGAACACCGAGAAGGTCTTCGCACCGATCGCCGACCCCGGTCAGCTGGCTCACGCCTCGGCCACGCACTCCAACGCCCTCGTCGAGAACCCCTTCGAGGACACCGAGGAGTAGACGAGGCCCAGCGCCCTCGTGAGTGGGCCCGCCCGTCACCTTGCGGGCGGGCCCACGCCCTTCCAAGGCCCCCTTTCTCCAGGAGGATCGACGTGTCCCGCAGCCAGCTCGTGCCCGGTGTCGAGGTCGTCGCCGTACCCGGGCGGGGTCTCGCCGTCCGCACGGTCCAGGGTGAGTTCCTCAGCGTCAGGACGGGCGACGCGGACGTGGAGGCCCTGCTGTCCCGCCTCTCCGGTACGGCCGCGGACGAGCCGGACGACGAACTCGACCGCATCGTCCGAGCCTTCGAGGGCGCGGGGTACCTCGCGGGTGAAGCGCGGCGCCCGCGCTGGCCCGCCGATCGCCGTGACATCCGGCTGCTGGGGGACACGGTCCTGACCGAACCACTGGCCGCACTCCTGCGTGCGCTGGGCGCCGAGCCGCGCACGGCCGCGCACGGCAGCACGTCACCGTCACCTGACGACCTGTCCACCGGAGATCCCGCCGCCGTCGTGTGGTGTCTCGACGGGCCCGTGCCCGAAGGGCTGTGGGACACAGCCGACCGGCTGCCCGAGCGCGGCATCGCCTGGCTGCGCTGCCACCGGGAGGGCTGGCAGGCATACATCGAGCCCCTCGCGGCCGCTGCCGGGGACGTCACCTCGGCACACGTCCGGGCCCGTCGGCTCGCCGCCACCCCCGCGCACCGGGAGCTGGCCGCCTACTGGAGCGGACCTCGTACGTCCGGTGCGCCGGTTCACCTCACCGCGCCCGCCGCCGGGCTGCTGGCCGCCCTGCTCGCCGACGACCTCAGCCGGTGGATCACCGGCGCGACCGACACGGACGCCCTCCCCGCCCGGCGCCGGCTCCGGCGCGTCGACCTGCGCACGCTGACCGTCACCGAGCACCCCGTGCTGCCCGTCCCCGACGTCGCCCGCATGCCGAAGCAGGCCGGATGACGCCGTCCACGACGGCCGTCGAAGGGCTCGCCACCGACACCCACCTCCCGGACGGCGACGGCCCCTTTCCGGCCGTCCTCATCCGCACGCCCTACGACCGGACACGACACCGCGCCGAGCTGCGCGGCTGGGCCCGCCGCGGGTTCGCCGCACTGGTCCAGGACGTACGGGGCCGACACGCGTCGCCGGGGGAGTGGCACCCGTACGAGAACGAGGCCGCCGACGGAGCGGCGACCGTCCGCTGGATCCGCCGACAGCCATGGAGCGACGGGCGGTTGGTCGCCGTCGGCGCCTCCTACGCCGCCCACTGCGCGCTCGCGCTCGCGCTCGACGCGCCCGTGGACGCCCGGCCCGACGCCGTCATCGCAGCCGTGCCCGCGCTGGGCACCGCCGAGACGGCCCGCGAGCCCGCCGGCGTGGAACGGCTGCTGGCCCGCGCCGGATGGTGGGCGGCCCACGGCGACCGGCCGGACTCCGACGACAACGCCCTGGACAAGGCCCTCGCCGCGGACCCCGGCCTGCTCACCCATCTGCCGCTGACCGGCCTCCCCGAGCGGCTCGGCCGGAGCCTGCCGTCGTGGCCCGGCCTGTGGAGCCACCGCGAACGCGGCCGGCTTCTCTCGGGAGCGGAGCACGCCGGGATGCCCCTGCTCGCGGTGGGCGGCCACCACGACCACTTCACCGAGGACACCGTGGCGCTGTGGCGCCGCTGGGGCGGTTCGTCGGCCCGGCTGTTGCTGGGACCCTGGGGGCACGGCCTCGTCGCCGAGCCCGGACCCGACGCCGATCCGGCGCACGGGGTGAGTCTCGGTGAGCTTTACGTGCGATGGTCCCGCCGCGCTCTCGCCGGGGATCTCGCTCCCGGGACCGGTGGCGTGGTCGGCCTGGGCGGCAGCCCTCTGTGGGTGCCCGCCGACGCAGAGGGAGAGCCGCGCACGCACAACGTACGTCTGCTGCACGGCTCCTCCTTCACGGCCGATCCCGAACACCCCGTGTCGTCCGAGAACCTGGCCGTCCCCGAGAACGGTCCGCCCGACCGCTGTCTGCTGGTGACTCCGCCGCTGCCGCGTCCGCTGGACGTGGTCGGCCCCGCGGAGGTGCGGCTGCGTGCCACCGCGCACACGCCGTCCGCCGACTGGGCCGTCCGGCTCGTCGCACTCACCCCCGAGGGGGTGGCCCAGCGGCTCGCCGTCGGCGTCGTCCGGCGCGAGGAACCACCAGGAAGTCAGGCCGAGTTCACCGTAGGACTCGGCCGGCTCGCACGGCGGCTGCCGGCGGGCACCCGGCTCCGCCTGGAGATCGCCGGGCACCACTTCCCGGCCCACGCCCGCAACCCCCACACCGGCGACAACCCGGTCACGGCCACCCGGCTGCTCCCCTCCCGGCGCGAGATCGACGCCGGGAGCGTGGCGCTCCGGCTGCCCGTGCTCCGTTCCCGTCCCACGCCCGCCCTTCCCGCAGAGGAGATCCCGCGATGACAGCGCTGCCGCTGGAAGCTCTCGTCGACCCCGTCTGCGGCATAGTCCGCGACGTCAAGCCCGTCGAGCACCCCGTGGGCGCACCGCCCCGCTACACCGCGCTCACCGCCGAGATCGCCGACGCCCGCAGACTCGGCCTGTGGCCCGCCGACCGGGTGTCGCTGGGCACCACCTTCGGCGACCCCGAAGGCGCGCGCACAGCCGCGATAGCGGAAGGGATAGAGAGATACTGCGGCAACCGGGTGCCGCCGCCCGGCCACCCCGACGCCCCCCTGCGTGCCACGGCCGCCGAACTGGCCGAGAAGGGGCTGCGGCTGTACGGGCCGGACGAACTGCCGGCCTACGCCGACTGGCAGTACGCCCGGGAGAGGTTCCCCTACCGCCGGCTCACCGCCGACACGCCGTCGTTGTGGGCGCGTGGCACCGAGCGGCTGCCCGAGGGCCGGACCGC encodes the following:
- a CDS encoding class I SAM-dependent methyltransferase, translating into MTERTARLGTVQETLLIPLYGRAVESRKRDAALRGPRAEEITASIDYDFTRFDNLPSLIGTVLRTSLFDRWVADFLATHHTGTVVEIGTGLNTRHERVDNGQAHWFDLDLHDVIELRRAFFVNTPRRTMIAASVTDGA
- a CDS encoding ABC transporter substrate-binding protein; the encoded protein is MLRSPSRFVRSWITAALVGSALVGCGSSAEPASEKAAAAGPKTDVTVEPIKATRALTDAGGVKISLEKEPERIVCLFALCDDILTELGIVPTATNSALLAQPDFLGEEKAKKVDVIPGGFIAPEVEVILSHKPDLVIGLEDTHGKLAPALKDATTFWPMQPETWEDSVGYLRDVAALTGRAAEGEKAEKAFRTKLAEAEKTRSDKTALIIYGSDENFGVATPETDVGASLFPKLADYPWKSRGVEGSYSLEEILAADVGVLFVETLSFGEADGKLSEKLAKNPLWGKIPAVKNGDVHEVNSEVWAKGRGTRSLGIILDEATAALR
- a CDS encoding FecCD family ABC transporter permease, with the protein product MVAASACALSLGTPYVPLHRLPGALMDADSTLAGIVVTELRVPRLVLALVAGACLGAAGLVLQEALRNPLAVPEMLGVSSGAALGVAAPLVLSVSLPAAVQPLPAIGGAALGGGITLLAAGLGRSPSAVLLTGAAVAAALQAALLVLMVMADQLDLQLIYRYLLGSLSARTWDDVTGLWPWLLVAVPALVLCAPVLSVLRLGDEDAEALGVRAQRARLAALAIAVVLIAPVTAVCGPVAWVGFLAPHLARWFHPAADAVRWLPWSAAWGAVVVVVADVPARLALAPVETPVGAWTALVGVPAGVALLRSGSRRPTARSRAAGTAAAGSAPQGAHAMPSSPSEEEPSMGARECVRRGDPGSDSPSGVSAARGEATGAEEVR
- a CDS encoding iron chelate uptake ABC transporter family permease subunit gives rise to the protein MSRRFAVLGAVTVVCAGVELVAGRGISPAVVWDVLGGGGDATERHILLQLRLPRLLVALGAGACLGVAGLVLQSALRNPLAGPEVTGVTPGAVLGAVAATGLGLAGWQSPLAVVVAACVGGCAGAALLWLLAGRGSGDPAQTAVHGVLVSAVLGGLTAMVLLVAPGELGSVVQWLVGTTEGRVWQHWHLLWPWALGWGAAAWLLAGPLTLLRCGDDIARAAGLSAARARALALLCAVALTAGAVAAVGALGFVGLLVPHLALAAFGADLRVTLPGVALVGAAVVCGADATAQLSSRLLAAALDSGRLTLPVGALTACLGAALLLLVVRRAPSRTF
- a CDS encoding ABC transporter ATP-binding protein, producing MTESVGIRAEGVHFGYPGQPVLRGVDMTVEPGELTALIGLNGCGKSTLLRLAAGLLRPDEGRVLLAGDDLARLSRRATARRVALLHQSAPAVPGMTVRQLVRQGRYAARGPLGMLREGDDPVVRRVLRDVGVEQWAERDVDALSGGERQRVRLAMALAQGTRVLLLDEPTTYLDLHHQLDVLQTVVRLREERGLTVVMVLHDLAHAARFAERIVALRDGRVVADGTPKEVVTPGLLAEVLRVAGRVGRDPEGGWPVCYPDHPLPALEYENHIH
- the amiA gene encoding streptamidine family RiPP, coding for MNTEKVFAPIADPGQLAHASATHSNALVENPFEDTEE
- a CDS encoding CocE/NonD family hydrolase → MTPSTTAVEGLATDTHLPDGDGPFPAVLIRTPYDRTRHRAELRGWARRGFAALVQDVRGRHASPGEWHPYENEAADGAATVRWIRRQPWSDGRLVAVGASYAAHCALALALDAPVDARPDAVIAAVPALGTAETAREPAGVERLLARAGWWAAHGDRPDSDDNALDKALAADPGLLTHLPLTGLPERLGRSLPSWPGLWSHRERGRLLSGAEHAGMPLLAVGGHHDHFTEDTVALWRRWGGSSARLLLGPWGHGLVAEPGPDADPAHGVSLGELYVRWSRRALAGDLAPGTGGVVGLGGSPLWVPADAEGEPRTHNVRLLHGSSFTADPEHPVSSENLAVPENGPPDRCLLVTPPLPRPLDVVGPAEVRLRATAHTPSADWAVRLVALTPEGVAQRLAVGVVRREEPPGSQAEFTVGLGRLARRLPAGTRLRLEIAGHHFPAHARNPHTGDNPVTATRLLPSRREIDAGSVALRLPVLRSRPTPALPAEEIPR